A single window of Selenomonas sputigena DNA harbors:
- the dat gene encoding D-amino-acid transaminase, translated as MQKIHPYIIKEAILLKELSFFNDHFYAPGEAQVDIEDRGYQFGDGIYEVTHVYNGKLFAFDRHLARFRRSMREMHIPITYMDEELTAIHNDLIEKSGIKSGAIYFQVTRGTAARAFPFPGRATPNLSMTIRESTPNREQQERGISLTLAEDIRWLRCDIKSLNLLGAVFAKEKAKAEGCEEALLYRKDTGLVTEGASSTFFLIKDGVVWTHPLDHLVLPGVTRAVVVEECAKELGLTVIEKTFTPEFAQKADEAFETSTSLEVTPVIKIGGKKIGSGAPGGITKKIMESFQGLIKKECFN; from the coding sequence ATGCAAAAAATTCATCCTTACATCATCAAGGAGGCCATTCTTTTGAAGGAACTCAGCTTTTTCAACGATCATTTCTATGCACCGGGCGAGGCGCAGGTCGACATCGAGGACCGCGGCTATCAGTTTGGCGACGGCATCTACGAGGTCACGCACGTCTACAACGGCAAACTCTTCGCCTTCGACCGCCATCTCGCACGCTTCCGCCGCTCCATGCGCGAGATGCACATCCCCATCACCTATATGGACGAAGAACTTACCGCCATTCACAACGACCTCATCGAAAAGAGCGGCATCAAGAGCGGCGCGATCTACTTCCAAGTCACACGCGGCACGGCAGCGCGCGCCTTCCCCTTCCCCGGCCGTGCCACACCGAACCTCTCGATGACGATCCGTGAGAGCACGCCGAACCGCGAGCAGCAGGAACGCGGCATCTCGCTCACGCTCGCCGAAGACATCCGCTGGCTGCGCTGCGACATCAAGTCTCTGAACCTCCTCGGCGCCGTCTTTGCCAAGGAAAAGGCGAAGGCGGAAGGATGCGAAGAGGCTCTTCTCTACCGCAAGGACACGGGACTCGTCACCGAGGGTGCGAGCAGCACCTTCTTCCTCATCAAGGACGGCGTCGTCTGGACGCATCCGCTTGACCATCTCGTACTGCCGGGCGTCACGCGTGCCGTCGTCGTCGAGGAATGCGCCAAGGAACTCGGTCTGACCGTCATCGAAAAGACCTTCACGCCGGAGTTCGCTCAGAAGGCGGACGAAGCATTTGAAACGAGCACAAGCCTCGAAGTCACGCCCGTCATAAAGATCGGCGGCAAGAAGATCGGCTCGGGCGCCCCCGGCGGGATCACGAAAAAGATCATGGAATCCTTCCAAGGATTGATAAAAAAAGAGTGCTTCAACTGA
- a CDS encoding N-acetyltransferase, whose translation MKYRKAVFADVESIFHLVNDYAAEGAMLARSRNTLYETLRDMIVAEDDEGKIVGVGGLHMMWDGLAEVRTMAVDPALARCGIGSEIVHRLMEEGRALGVRRFFTLTYKPGFFKTLGFHIVAKEELPQKVWKECIDCPKFPNCDEIAMVREAADANSH comes from the coding sequence TTGAAGTACAGAAAGGCCGTGTTCGCTGATGTGGAGAGCATCTTTCATCTCGTGAACGACTATGCGGCGGAGGGCGCGATGCTCGCACGTTCGCGCAACACCCTCTACGAGACGCTGCGCGATATGATCGTTGCCGAAGATGATGAGGGCAAGATCGTCGGCGTCGGCGGCCTGCACATGATGTGGGACGGCCTCGCAGAGGTTCGCACGATGGCGGTCGACCCTGCGCTTGCACGCTGCGGCATCGGATCGGAAATCGTGCATCGGCTCATGGAGGAAGGGCGTGCACTCGGCGTGCGGCGATTCTTCACATTGACGTACAAGCCGGGCTTCTTCAAGACGCTCGGTTTCCATATCGTTGCCAAGGAGGAGTTGCCGCAGAAGGTCTGGAAGGAATGCATCGACTGTCCGAAGTTTCCGAACTGTGACGAGATCGCCATGGTGCGGGAGGCTGCGGACGCGAACAGTCATTGA
- a CDS encoding PFL family protein, translating to MITIDDILETNRMITENKLDVRTITMGISLRDCAHPNIEQFCRNVYDKVTKSAEFLVQTGKDIEAEYGIPIINKRVSVTPIAIAADACKTDSYVPVAEALDRAAKEIGINFIGGFSALVEKGYTHGDQVLISSIPQALSSTDLVCSSVNVGSTKAGINMDCVREMGEVIKRTAELTRDQAAIGCAKLVVFCNAPGDNPFMAGAFHGVSEADKVVSVGVSGPGVVKRALEDIKGADFSEVAEMIKRTAFKITRVGQLVAREASKRLGVPFGIIDLSLAPTSAVGDSVAHILEEMGLESCGAPGTTAALALLNDAVKKGGLMASSHVGGLSGAFIPVSEDAGMIDAVARGSLSLEKLEAMTCVCSVGLDMIAVAGDTSAATISGIIADEAAIGMINNKTTAVRIIPVPGKKVGDEVEWGGLLGRCPIMPVKDAFSSEAFVARGGRIPAPVRSLTN from the coding sequence GTGATTACCATTGACGATATATTAGAAACAAACCGCATGATTACGGAGAACAAGCTCGACGTGCGCACGATCACGATGGGCATTTCGCTCCGCGACTGCGCGCATCCGAACATCGAGCAGTTCTGCCGCAACGTCTACGACAAGGTCACGAAATCGGCGGAATTCCTTGTGCAAACGGGCAAGGATATCGAGGCGGAGTACGGCATCCCCATCATCAACAAGCGCGTTTCCGTCACGCCGATCGCCATCGCGGCGGACGCCTGCAAGACGGATTCCTACGTTCCCGTAGCCGAAGCGCTCGATCGTGCGGCGAAGGAGATCGGCATCAACTTCATCGGCGGTTTTTCCGCGCTCGTGGAAAAGGGATATACGCACGGCGATCAGGTCCTCATCTCGTCCATCCCGCAGGCGCTTTCTTCAACAGATCTCGTCTGTTCCTCGGTCAACGTCGGTTCGACGAAGGCGGGCATCAACATGGACTGCGTGCGCGAGATGGGCGAGGTCATCAAGCGTACGGCGGAACTGACGCGCGATCAGGCGGCCATCGGCTGCGCGAAGCTCGTCGTTTTCTGCAATGCACCGGGGGACAATCCCTTCATGGCGGGCGCTTTCCACGGCGTTTCCGAGGCGGATAAGGTCGTGAGCGTCGGCGTCAGCGGGCCGGGCGTCGTGAAGCGCGCCTTGGAGGACATCAAGGGCGCGGATTTCTCCGAGGTGGCGGAGATGATCAAGCGCACGGCGTTCAAGATCACGCGCGTCGGACAGCTCGTGGCACGCGAGGCGTCGAAGCGGCTCGGCGTGCCCTTCGGCATCATCGACCTCTCGCTTGCACCGACGTCGGCAGTCGGCGACAGCGTCGCGCACATCTTAGAGGAGATGGGACTCGAAAGCTGCGGTGCTCCCGGCACGACAGCGGCGCTCGCGCTCTTAAACGATGCGGTCAAGAAGGGCGGCCTCATGGCATCTTCGCATGTAGGCGGTCTGTCGGGCGCGTTCATTCCCGTCAGCGAGGATGCGGGCATGATCGACGCTGTGGCACGCGGCAGTCTCTCGCTGGAAAAGCTTGAAGCGATGACGTGCGTCTGCTCCGTCGGCCTCGACATGATCGCGGTCGCGGGCGATACGTCGGCGGCAACAATTTCGGGAATCATCGCGGACGAGGCGGCGATCGGCATGATCAACAACAAGACGACGGCGGTGCGCATCATCCCCGTGCCCGGAAAGAAGGTTGGCGACGAGGTGGAGTGGGGAGGCCTCTTGGGGCGTTGCCCGATCATGCCCGTTAAGGACGCCTTCAGCTCGGAGGCTTTCGTCGCACGCGGCGGACGAATCCCGGCGCCCGTGCGCAGTCTGACGAACTGA
- the aroF gene encoding 3-deoxy-7-phosphoheptulonate synthase has product MIIVMSPTSTKENLEKVEQKITRTGLKYHLSEGDERTIVGVIGDKKIIAGLQMNSLDGVEKTVRITEKYKLVSREFKPEDTVIDVGGVKIGAGHLTVMAGPCAVESMEQLMEAAECVKKYGAKFLRGGAFKPRTSPYDFQGLAEEGLKMLREAADKTGLKVVTEIVNINDVELITKYADMIQIGARNMQNFQLLKEVGKVHTPVLLKRGLSATISEWLNAAEYIMAGGNDNVVFCERGIRTYETYTRNTLDLSAVAAIKEISHLPIIVDPSHGTGRWQMVPAMARAAIAAGADGLIIEVHPHPEVALSDGDQSLTPENFQKTMEEVRDIAHFMGREA; this is encoded by the coding sequence ATGATCATTGTAATGAGTCCGACGTCGACAAAGGAAAACCTTGAGAAAGTGGAGCAGAAAATCACGCGAACCGGTCTCAAGTACCATCTTTCGGAAGGCGATGAACGCACGATCGTCGGCGTGATCGGTGACAAAAAGATCATTGCAGGACTGCAGATGAATTCTCTCGACGGGGTGGAAAAGACGGTGCGCATCACGGAGAAGTACAAACTTGTAAGCCGCGAGTTCAAGCCCGAAGACACCGTCATCGACGTCGGAGGCGTGAAGATCGGCGCGGGGCACTTGACGGTCATGGCGGGACCGTGCGCTGTCGAGAGCATGGAGCAGCTCATGGAAGCGGCCGAGTGCGTGAAGAAGTACGGCGCCAAGTTCCTGCGCGGCGGTGCCTTCAAACCGCGCACTTCGCCCTATGATTTCCAAGGACTGGCGGAAGAGGGGCTGAAGATGCTGCGCGAGGCGGCGGACAAGACGGGGCTCAAGGTCGTGACGGAGATCGTGAACATCAACGACGTCGAACTGATCACGAAGTATGCCGACATGATCCAGATCGGTGCGCGCAACATGCAGAACTTCCAGCTGCTCAAAGAAGTCGGCAAGGTGCATACGCCTGTACTTTTGAAGCGCGGCCTTTCCGCGACCATCAGCGAGTGGCTCAACGCGGCGGAGTACATCATGGCCGGCGGTAACGACAACGTCGTATTCTGCGAGCGCGGCATACGCACTTACGAGACGTATACGCGCAATACGCTCGATCTGAGCGCCGTCGCTGCCATCAAGGAGATCTCGCACCTGCCGATCATCGTCGACCCGAGCCACGGCACAGGGCGTTGGCAGATGGTGCCCGCGATGGCGCGTGCGGCAATCGCGGCCGGTGCGGACGGTCTCATCATCGAGGTTCATCCGCATCCTGAAGTCGCGCTTTCGGACGGCGACCAGTCCCTGACGCCCGAGAATTTCCAGAAGACGATGGAAGAGGTGCGTGACATTGCACACTTCATGGGGCGCGAGGCATGA
- the nth gene encoding endonuclease III — MRVTKKIREKQLEILEETYRGAKPELHFSNPFELLIAVILSAQCTDKRVNITTARLFKKAATPAAIVALGISGLEEEIKDCGLFRNKAKNIMATCRMLVEEFGGEVPSDYDTLLKLPGVGRKTANVVTSVAFGRPAIAVDTHVFRIANRLKLAVGETPLAVEKGLMKAIPREKWSAAHHWLIYHGRRICKANRPLCGECPLADVCPSRE, encoded by the coding sequence ATGCGAGTCACGAAGAAGATACGCGAAAAGCAGCTGGAAATCCTCGAAGAGACGTACCGCGGCGCCAAGCCTGAGCTGCATTTCAGCAATCCTTTCGAGCTGCTGATCGCCGTCATCCTGTCGGCGCAGTGCACGGACAAGCGCGTGAACATCACGACGGCGCGGCTCTTCAAGAAGGCGGCGACGCCTGCGGCCATCGTCGCCTTGGGGATTTCGGGGCTTGAAGAGGAAATAAAGGACTGCGGACTTTTCCGCAACAAGGCGAAGAATATCATGGCGACGTGCCGTATGCTCGTCGAGGAATTCGGCGGCGAGGTGCCGTCCGACTACGATACGCTCCTCAAATTGCCGGGCGTCGGCAGGAAGACGGCGAACGTCGTGACGAGCGTCGCTTTCGGCCGCCCCGCCATCGCCGTCGATACGCACGTTTTTCGCATAGCGAACCGCTTGAAGCTCGCTGTGGGCGAGACGCCGCTCGCGGTGGAGAAGGGGCTGATGAAGGCGATTCCGCGCGAAAAGTGGAGTGCGGCGCACCACTGGCTCATCTACCACGGCAGGCGCATATGCAAGGCGAATCGCCCGCTCTGCGGCGAGTGTCCGCTCGCGGATGTCTGCCCAAGCCGTGAGTGA
- a CDS encoding ACT domain-containing protein — MKIVVTIVGKDSVGIIAAVSTLLAENGVNILSINQNIMDGFFNMVMIADMAGSKIELAAVRQLLQEKGEALGVEIKTQHEDIFNAMHKV, encoded by the coding sequence ATGAAAATCGTGGTTACGATCGTCGGCAAGGACAGTGTGGGCATCATCGCGGCAGTCAGCACGCTCTTGGCTGAAAACGGCGTCAACATTCTGAGTATCAACCAGAATATCATGGACGGCTTTTTCAATATGGTCATGATCGCTGATATGGCGGGCAGCAAGATCGAGCTCGCTGCTGTGCGGCAGCTTTTGCAGGAGAAGGGCGAAGCGCTCGGCGTCGAGATCAAGACGCAGCATGAGGATATTTTCAACGCGATGCACAAGGTTTGA
- a CDS encoding prephenate dehydrogenase, producing the protein MKMKLAIIGVGLIGGSLGLCLKEKLGADIFITGLCRTQKSMDLAVKRGAVDMASPDVREVVEGADIVFLATPVLQMTPMLERIVPYLKKGAILTDAGSTKAYLWQHIQGILPAGVHYIAGHPMTGREKSGVEAASADLFRHKAYVIVEDTGAPPEAHEKLMSVLSHTEANFLRLDIQKHDRCASIISHVPHVTAAALVTLLNQSEGDMESCLKLAGGGFKDTTRIASSNADMWADICMTNREAITGHLRDLQAILGTVIASIEAGDREAVHRYFAASKERRDAILDRTEKMYDLV; encoded by the coding sequence ATGAAGATGAAACTGGCTATCATCGGCGTCGGACTCATCGGCGGCTCTTTGGGACTTTGCTTAAAGGAGAAGCTCGGAGCGGACATCTTCATCACGGGACTCTGCCGCACGCAGAAGTCCATGGATCTTGCCGTAAAGCGCGGCGCTGTCGACATGGCGTCGCCCGACGTTCGCGAAGTCGTCGAGGGTGCTGACATCGTGTTTCTGGCGACGCCCGTGCTGCAGATGACGCCGATGCTGGAACGAATCGTGCCGTATCTCAAGAAAGGCGCGATCTTGACGGATGCGGGAAGCACGAAGGCATATCTTTGGCAGCACATCCAGGGCATTCTGCCCGCGGGCGTCCACTACATCGCGGGCCATCCGATGACGGGGCGCGAGAAGAGCGGCGTCGAGGCGGCGTCCGCCGACCTCTTCCGGCACAAGGCTTACGTCATCGTCGAGGATACGGGAGCGCCGCCCGAGGCGCACGAGAAATTGATGTCGGTGCTTTCGCATACGGAGGCGAACTTCCTGCGCCTCGATATACAAAAGCATGATCGCTGCGCTTCAATCATCAGCCATGTGCCGCATGTGACGGCAGCGGCACTTGTGACGCTCCTCAACCAGAGCGAAGGCGACATGGAATCGTGCCTGAAGCTCGCAGGTGGCGGCTTCAAGGATACGACACGCATTGCATCTTCGAACGCCGATATGTGGGCGGATATCTGCATGACGAACCGAGAGGCAATCACGGGTCACTTGCGCGATCTGCAGGCGATCCTCGGAACGGTCATCGCTTCCATCGAAGCGGGCGATCGTGAAGCCGTGCATCGCTACTTTGCCGCGAGCAAGGAGCGGCGTGACGCCATCCTCGACCGCACGGAAAAGATGTACGATCTCGTATGA
- a CDS encoding UPF0158 family protein translates to MEISLQELAAALEKTDVLQGYADTRDGRIILMGEDESDARAEATSREEVRMERLLSIEEDWQRYVPLPDIYDAEIRSIMQTFAEKVPQEARVALEETLRGASARLRFRRAVQSLSLAAAWQAHLSSSLLALARDWCEENAIAYRE, encoded by the coding sequence TTGGAAATCTCTTTGCAGGAGCTGGCCGCTGCACTGGAAAAGACAGATGTATTGCAGGGCTATGCCGATACGCGTGATGGGCGCATCATCTTGATGGGAGAAGACGAATCCGACGCGCGAGCCGAAGCGACGTCTCGGGAGGAAGTGCGCATGGAACGGCTGCTTTCCATTGAGGAGGATTGGCAGCGCTATGTGCCGCTGCCCGACATCTACGATGCAGAGATTCGCTCCATCATGCAGACTTTTGCAGAAAAGGTGCCTCAGGAGGCGCGTGTTGCCCTTGAGGAAACCCTGCGCGGCGCTTCTGCCCGGCTGCGCTTTCGACGTGCGGTGCAGAGCCTTTCCTTGGCGGCAGCCTGGCAGGCACATCTTTCGTCGAGTCTTCTCGCGCTTGCGCGTGATTGGTGCGAGGAGAATGCGATCGCCTATCGTGAATAA
- the rpoB gene encoding DNA-directed RNA polymerase subunit beta, translating into MFSPVPVGKRNRYTYARIKEVMDMPHLLDIQRNSYEWFLKEGLREIFQDISPIQDFTGNLVLSFEDFSLGEPKYELDECKERDVTLAAPLRVNVRLINRETGEIKEQEVFMGDFPLMTDTGTFIINGAERVIVSQLVRSPGAYYGETIDTTGKKLYNATIIPNRGAWIELETDANDVISVRIDRTRKLPVTILVRALGYSSNSAIAELFNYDERIQATLERDGASSKEEALVEIYKRLRPGEPPTVDNAQQLLDSLFFDPKRYDLAMVGRYKLTKKLGWKRRILGRVLAQPIVDKDTGEVVVPADVAVDEAMLENITAEQEDALFGEDKPAVFFVRTQTGDGKSMKVLCSRTLPYNHRTITCNDVMASINYLLNLMDGVGTTDDIDHLGNRRVRSVGELLQNQFRIGLSRMERVVKERMTIQDVDVITPQALINIRPVVAAIKEFFGSSQLSQFMDQHNPLSELTHKRRLSALGPGGLSRERAGFEVRDVHNSHYGRMCPIETPEGPNIGLIGSLSNYARVNQFGFMETPYRKVDKAAHRVTDDVRYLTADEENKIVIAQANEPLDENGWFVNERVTARYNEETVLVARDRVDYMDVSPKQVVSIATAMIPFLENDDANRALMGANMQRQAVPLLRTQAPLVGTGMEYKAACDSGVMILAKRAGVIEKVTADQIQVRTHEGDLDIYKLQKYQRSNQGTCINQVPIVHKGEEVFEKQPIADGPATDHGELALGYNIIVAYMPWEGYNYEDAILLSENLVKRDLYTSIHIEEYECDARDTKLGSEEITRDIPNVSGDALKDLDENGVISIGADVLPGDILVGKVTPKGETELTAEERLLRAIFGEKAREVRDTSLRVPHGEAGKIVDVKSFSRENNDELPPGVNHLVRVYIAQKRKISVGDKMSGRHGNKGVVSRIMRQEDMPFLPDGTPVDIVLNPLGVPSRMNIGQILETHLGMAVRALGMQIKAGDPTVGERLRSIGYDVETHGVPKPDVAGIHIATPVFDGAGDAEVFGTIRAAGLPEDGKTILYDGRTGEPFENRVTVGCVYMLKLHHLVDDKIHARSTGPYSLVTQQPLGGKAQFGGQRFGEMEVWALEAYGAAYTLQEILTVKSDDVVGRVKTYEAIVKGENIPEPGVPESFKVLIKELQSIGLDIKVLTEDAQEIVIHDDDDDINATAHELDLDVAGVAAQKDKEQPPADAEAGEETEEESSEELNGDEIIADFSSFETMGEMDDIADDVMSDDDFSDK; encoded by the coding sequence ATGTTTAGTCCTGTGCCGGTGGGCAAGAGAAACAGGTATACCTATGCAAGGATCAAGGAAGTCATGGATATGCCGCATCTTTTGGATATTCAGAGGAACTCCTACGAATGGTTCTTGAAGGAGGGCCTGCGGGAGATCTTCCAGGATATTTCACCGATTCAAGATTTTACTGGAAATCTTGTGCTGTCCTTTGAAGACTTCTCGCTCGGCGAGCCGAAGTACGAGCTTGATGAGTGCAAGGAGAGGGACGTTACGCTCGCAGCGCCGCTGCGCGTCAACGTGCGCCTGATCAATCGCGAGACGGGCGAAATCAAGGAACAGGAAGTGTTCATGGGTGATTTTCCGCTCATGACTGATACAGGAACCTTCATCATCAACGGCGCGGAGCGTGTCATCGTCAGCCAGCTCGTGCGTTCGCCGGGCGCTTACTACGGTGAGACGATCGACACCACGGGCAAGAAGCTCTATAACGCGACGATCATTCCGAACCGCGGCGCGTGGATTGAGCTGGAAACGGATGCGAACGACGTCATTTCCGTACGCATCGACCGCACGAGGAAACTGCCCGTGACCATCCTTGTGCGTGCGCTCGGCTACAGCTCCAACAGTGCGATCGCCGAGCTGTTCAACTACGATGAGCGCATCCAGGCAACGCTGGAGCGCGACGGCGCAAGCTCCAAGGAGGAGGCTCTCGTCGAGATCTACAAGCGTCTGCGCCCCGGCGAGCCGCCGACGGTCGACAATGCGCAGCAGCTCCTCGACAGCCTTTTCTTCGATCCCAAGCGCTACGATCTCGCGATGGTCGGTCGCTACAAGCTGACGAAGAAGCTGGGCTGGAAGCGCCGCATTCTCGGCAGGGTGCTCGCGCAGCCCATCGTGGACAAGGATACGGGCGAGGTCGTCGTGCCGGCTGACGTCGCCGTCGACGAGGCGATGCTTGAAAACATCACAGCGGAGCAGGAGGATGCGCTTTTCGGCGAGGATAAGCCCGCCGTCTTTTTTGTGCGCACGCAGACGGGCGACGGCAAGAGCATGAAGGTTTTGTGCTCGCGCACGCTTCCTTACAATCATCGCACGATCACGTGCAACGACGTCATGGCGTCCATCAACTATCTGCTGAACCTCATGGACGGCGTCGGTACGACGGACGACATCGATCATCTGGGCAATCGCCGCGTGCGCTCCGTCGGCGAACTTTTGCAGAACCAGTTCCGCATCGGCCTTTCGCGCATGGAGCGCGTGGTCAAGGAACGCATGACGATCCAGGATGTCGACGTCATCACGCCGCAGGCGCTCATCAACATTCGTCCTGTCGTCGCGGCAATCAAGGAGTTCTTTGGCTCGTCTCAGCTCTCGCAGTTCATGGATCAGCACAATCCGCTGTCGGAACTTACGCACAAGCGCCGCCTCTCAGCGCTCGGCCCCGGCGGTCTCTCGCGCGAGCGCGCAGGCTTCGAGGTGCGAGACGTCCACAACTCCCACTATGGACGCATGTGCCCGATCGAGACGCCGGAAGGTCCGAACATTGGCCTCATTGGTTCGCTGTCGAACTACGCGCGCGTCAACCAGTTCGGCTTCATGGAGACGCCGTACCGCAAGGTGGACAAGGCGGCGCACCGCGTGACGGACGATGTGCGCTACCTGACGGCAGACGAGGAGAACAAGATCGTCATCGCGCAGGCGAACGAACCGCTCGACGAAAACGGCTGGTTTGTCAACGAGCGCGTCACGGCGCGTTACAATGAGGAGACGGTTCTCGTGGCGCGCGATCGCGTCGACTACATGGACGTTTCACCGAAGCAGGTCGTCTCCATCGCCACGGCGATGATTCCGTTCCTCGAAAACGACGATGCGAACCGCGCCCTAATGGGAGCGAACATGCAGCGTCAGGCCGTGCCGCTTCTGCGCACGCAGGCGCCTCTCGTCGGCACGGGCATGGAGTACAAGGCGGCGTGCGACTCGGGCGTCATGATTCTCGCGAAGCGTGCGGGCGTCATCGAGAAGGTCACGGCCGATCAGATTCAGGTGCGCACGCACGAGGGCGATCTCGACATTTACAAACTTCAGAAGTACCAGCGCTCGAACCAGGGCACATGCATCAACCAGGTGCCGATTGTCCATAAGGGCGAGGAGGTCTTCGAGAAGCAGCCGATCGCCGACGGTCCTGCGACGGATCACGGCGAGCTTGCGCTCGGTTACAATATCATCGTCGCTTACATGCCGTGGGAAGGTTACAACTACGAGGATGCCATACTCCTTTCGGAGAACCTTGTAAAGCGCGACCTCTACACATCCATCCACATCGAGGAATACGAATGCGATGCGCGCGATACAAAGCTCGGTTCGGAAGAGATCACGCGCGACATCCCGAACGTTTCGGGCGATGCACTGAAGGATCTCGATGAAAACGGCGTCATTTCCATCGGCGCCGACGTGCTGCCGGGCGACATCCTCGTCGGCAAGGTCACGCCGAAGGGCGAGACGGAGCTGACGGCGGAAGAACGCCTGCTGCGGGCCATATTCGGCGAAAAGGCGCGCGAGGTGCGCGACACATCGCTTCGCGTGCCGCACGGCGAAGCGGGAAAGATCGTCGACGTCAAGTCGTTCAGCCGTGAGAACAACGACGAGCTGCCGCCGGGCGTCAATCATCTCGTGCGCGTCTACATCGCGCAGAAGCGCAAGATCTCGGTCGGTGACAAGATGTCCGGCCGTCACGGCAACAAGGGCGTCGTCTCGCGCATCATGCGTCAGGAGGACATGCCATTCCTGCCGGACGGCACGCCGGTCGATATCGTGCTCAACCCGTTGGGCGTGCCTTCACGCATGAACATCGGACAGATCCTGGAAACGCATCTGGGCATGGCGGTGCGCGCCCTCGGCATGCAGATCAAGGCGGGTGACCCGACGGTGGGCGAGCGCCTGCGCTCGATCGGCTACGATGTCGAGACGCATGGCGTGCCGAAGCCGGACGTCGCGGGCATCCACATCGCGACGCCCGTCTTCGACGGCGCGGGTGACGCCGAAGTGTTCGGCACGATTCGCGCCGCAGGACTGCCCGAGGATGGCAAGACAATCCTCTACGACGGACGCACGGGAGAGCCGTTTGAAAATCGTGTGACGGTTGGCTGCGTTTACATGCTCAAGCTCCATCATCTCGTCGACGACAAGATTCATGCGCGTTCGACGGGGCCGTACTCGCTCGTCACGCAGCAGCCACTGGGCGGCAAGGCGCAGTTCGGTGGCCAGCGCTTCGGTGAGATGGAGGTCTGGGCGCTTGAGGCCTACGGCGCGGCGTACACCCTGCAGGAAATCCTCACGGTGAAGTCCGACGACGTCGTCGGACGCGTCAAGACGTACGAGGCCATCGTCAAGGGCGAGAATATCCCGGAACCTGGCGTGCCCGAATCGTTCAAGGTGCTCATCAAGGAACTGCAGAGCATTGGCCTTGACATCAAGGTACTCACGGAAGACGCACAGGAGATCGTCATCCACGACGATGACGACGATATCAATGCGACGGCGCACGAACTCGACCTCGACGTCGCGGGAGTCGCTGCGCAGAAAGATAAGGAACAGCCGCCTGCGGACGCTGAAGCGGGTGAAGAAACCGAGGAAGAATCCTCCGAGGAGTTGAACGGCGATGAGATCATTGCCGATTTCAGCAGTTTCGAGACTATGGGGGAGATGGATGACATCGCGGACGATGTGATGAGCGATGACGATTTCTCGGATAAGTAG